A genomic region of Saccopteryx bilineata isolate mSacBil1 chromosome 1, mSacBil1_pri_phased_curated, whole genome shotgun sequence contains the following coding sequences:
- the YJEFN3 gene encoding yjeF N-terminal domain-containing protein 3 isoform X2: MSGAASRDSAVAPEERRFLSTEEAAALERELLEDYRFGRQQLVELYGHASAVAVTKVFPLPALSRKQRMVLVVCGPEQNGAVGLVCARHLREYEPTIFYPTRSLDPLHRDLTTQCEKMDIPFLSYLPTEVQLINNAYGLVVDAVLGPGVEPHEIGGPCTRTLATLKLLSIPLVSLDIPSGKPGWDAETGADSEDGLRPDVLVSLAAPKRCAGRFSGRHHFVAGRFVPDEVRRKFALRLPGYAGTDCVTAL, encoded by the exons ATGAGCGGTGCGGCCAGCCGGGACTCGGCGGTGGCGCCGGAGGAGCGGCGTTTTCTCAG tACGGAGGAGGCGGCTGCTCTGGAGCGGGAGCTACTGGAGGATTATCGCTTTGGGCGGCAGCAGCTGGTGGAGTTATATGGCCATGCTAGTGCTGTGGCTGTGACCAAG GTGTTCCCCTTGCCTGCTCTATCCCGGAAGCAGAGGATGGTGCTGGTCGTGTGTGGCCCGGAGCAGAACGGAGCAGTGGGGCTGGTCTGTGCCCGGCACCTGCGG GAGTACGAACCAACAATCTTCTACCCTACACGCTCACTGGACCCACTGCACCGGGACCTGACCACCCAGTGTGAGAAGATGGACATCCCCTTCCTGTCCTATCTGCCCACAGAG GTCCAGCTCATCAACAATGCCTATGGGCTGGTGGTGGATGCCGTGCTGGGCCCTGGCGTGGAGCCCCATGAGATCGGGGGCCCCTGCACCCGTACATTGGCCACACTCAAGTTGCTGTCCATCCCCCTCGTGAGCCTGGACATTCCGTCAGGCAAGCCAG GCTGGGACGCAGAAACAGGCGCTGACTCCGAGGATGGGCTACGGCCCGACGTGCTGGTATCACTGGCAGCGCCCAAGCGCTGCGCCGGCCGCTTCTCTGGACGCCACCACTTTGTGGCCGGGAGGTTTGTGCCTGATGAAGTGCGCAGAAAGTTTGCTCTGCGCCTGCCGGGGTACGCAGGCACCGACTGCGTGACGGCGCTGTGA
- the TSSK6 gene encoding testis-specific serine/threonine-protein kinase 6: MSGDKLLSELGYKLGRTIGEGSYSKVKVATSKKYKGTVAIKVVDRRRAPPDFVNKFLPRELSILRGVRHPHIVHVFEFIEVCNGKLYIVMEAAATDLLQAVQRNGRIPGGQARDLFAQIAGAVRYLHDHHLVHRDLKCENVLLSPDERRVKLTDFGFGRQAHGYPDLSTTYCGSAAYASPEVLLGIPYDPKKYDVWSLGVVLYVMVTGCMPFDDSDIAGLPRRQKRGVLYPDGLVLSERCKALITELLQFSPSARPSAGQVARNSWLRVGDSG, from the coding sequence ATGTCGGGTGACAAACTACTGAGCGAACTCGGCTATAAGCTGGGCCGCACGATAGGTGAAGGCAGTTACTCCAAGGTGAAGGTGGCTACGTCCAAGAAGTACAAGGGAACGGTGGCCATCAAGGTGGTAGACCGTCGGCGAGCGCCGCCCGACTTTGTCAACAAGTTCCTGCCGCGTGAGCTGTCCATACTTCGAGGCGTGCGGCACCCTCACATTGTGCACGTCTTCGAGTTCATCGAGGTGTGCAACGGGAAGCTGTACATCGTGATGGAGGCAGCCGCCACAGACCTGCTGCAGGCTGTGCAGCGCAACGGGCGCATCCCTGGGGGGCAGGCGCGCGACCTCTTCGCACAGATCGCGGGCGCCGTGCGTTACCTGCATGACCACCACCTGGTGCACCGCGACCTCAAGTGCGAAAACGTGTTGCTGAGCCCTGACGAGCGCCGCGTCAAACTCACCGACTTTGGCTTCGGCCGCCAGGCACATGGCTACCCTGACTTAAGCACTACCTACTGCGGCTCGGCAGCCTACGCTTCGCCAGAGGTTCTCCTGGGTATCCCCTATGACCCTAAGAAGTACGACGTGTGGAGCCTGGGCGTCGTGCTCTACGTCATGGTCACCGGGTGTATGCCCTTCGACGACTCAGACATCGCCGGCCTGCCCCGGCGTCAGAAGCGCGGCGTTCTCTACCCCGACGGCCTCGTGCTGTCCGAGCGCTGCAAGGCCCTGATCACTGAATTGCTGCAGTTCAGTCCGTCGGCTAGACCCTCGGCGGGCCAGGTAGCGCGCAATAGCTGGCTGCGCGTGGGGGACTCTGGCTAA
- the NDUFA13 gene encoding NADH dehydrogenase [ubiquinone] 1 alpha subcomplex subunit 13 has translation MAASKVKQDMPPPGGYGPIAYKRNLPRRGLSGYSMFAMGIGTLLFGYWSMMKWNRERRRLQIEDFEARIALMPLLQAEKDRRVLQMLRENLEAEAIIMKDVPDWKVGESVFNTTRWVSPIMGELYGLRTNEEILNATYGFIWYT, from the exons ATGGCGGCCTCGAAGGTGAAGCAGGACATGCCCCCGCCGGGAGGCTACGGTCCTATCGCCTACAAACGGAACCTTCCGCGTCGGGGCCTATCGG GCTACAGCATGTTTGCCATGGGCATTGGGACCTTGCTCTTCGGGTACTGGAGCATGATGAAGTGGAATCGTGAACGCAG GCGCCTGCAGATTGAGGACTTTGAGGCTCGCATTGCACTGATGCCGCTGTTGCAGGCAGAGAAGGACCGGAG GGTCCTGCAGATGCTTCGAGAAAActtagaggcagaggccatcatCATGAAGGATGTGCCCGACTGGAAG GTGGGTGAGTCTGTGTTCAACACAACACGCTGGGTGTCTCCCATAATGGGCGAGCTCTATGGACTGCGCACGAATGAGGAGATTCTCAATGCCACCTATGGCTTCATCTGGTATACATAG
- the YJEFN3 gene encoding yjeF N-terminal domain-containing protein 3 isoform X1 yields MSGAASRDSAVAPEERRFLSTEEAAALERELLEDYRFGRQQLVELYGHASAVAVTKVFPLPALSRKQRMVLVVCGPEQNGAVGLVCARHLRVFEYEPTIFYPTRSLDPLHRDLTTQCEKMDIPFLSYLPTEVQLINNAYGLVVDAVLGPGVEPHEIGGPCTRTLATLKLLSIPLVSLDIPSGKPGWDAETGADSEDGLRPDVLVSLAAPKRCAGRFSGRHHFVAGRFVPDEVRRKFALRLPGYAGTDCVTAL; encoded by the exons ATGAGCGGTGCGGCCAGCCGGGACTCGGCGGTGGCGCCGGAGGAGCGGCGTTTTCTCAG tACGGAGGAGGCGGCTGCTCTGGAGCGGGAGCTACTGGAGGATTATCGCTTTGGGCGGCAGCAGCTGGTGGAGTTATATGGCCATGCTAGTGCTGTGGCTGTGACCAAG GTGTTCCCCTTGCCTGCTCTATCCCGGAAGCAGAGGATGGTGCTGGTCGTGTGTGGCCCGGAGCAGAACGGAGCAGTGGGGCTGGTCTGTGCCCGGCACCTGCGGGTATTT GAGTACGAACCAACAATCTTCTACCCTACACGCTCACTGGACCCACTGCACCGGGACCTGACCACCCAGTGTGAGAAGATGGACATCCCCTTCCTGTCCTATCTGCCCACAGAG GTCCAGCTCATCAACAATGCCTATGGGCTGGTGGTGGATGCCGTGCTGGGCCCTGGCGTGGAGCCCCATGAGATCGGGGGCCCCTGCACCCGTACATTGGCCACACTCAAGTTGCTGTCCATCCCCCTCGTGAGCCTGGACATTCCGTCAGGCAAGCCAG GCTGGGACGCAGAAACAGGCGCTGACTCCGAGGATGGGCTACGGCCCGACGTGCTGGTATCACTGGCAGCGCCCAAGCGCTGCGCCGGCCGCTTCTCTGGACGCCACCACTTTGTGGCCGGGAGGTTTGTGCCTGATGAAGTGCGCAGAAAGTTTGCTCTGCGCCTGCCGGGGTACGCAGGCACCGACTGCGTGACGGCGCTGTGA
- the GATAD2A gene encoding transcriptional repressor p66-alpha isoform X4, with protein MKSEKRAPSPDVIVLSDSEQPVSPRVNGLPKEVMQETSTEVLMKSSPEERERMIKQLKEELRLEEAKLVLLKKLRQSQIQKETTAQKPTGSAGSIVTTPPPLVRGTQTIPSGKPSLQTSSTRMPGSVIPPPLVRGGQQVSSKLGMQASSQVIMPPLVRGAQQIHNIRQHSSTGPPPLLLAPRASVPNVQIQGQRIIQQGLIRVANVPNTSLLVNIPQPSPASLKGTTATSAQGNSTPTSVTSVVTSGDSPASRQAAAKLALRKQLEKTLLEIPPPKPPAPEMNFLPSAANNEFIYLVGLEEVVQNLLETQAGRMSAAVVLSREPYMCAQCKTDFTCRWREEKGGAIMCENCMASNQKKALKVEHTSRLKAAFVKALQQEQEIEQRLLQQGAAPVQAKTEPTTAPHPTLKQVIKPRRKLAFRSGEARDWSNGAVLQASSQLSRGSATAPRGVLHTFSQSPKLQNAASATPLVSRIGRHSERAVSSGKGNATSNWKKAPLSTGGALAFVSPSLAVHKTSSAVDRQREYLLDMIPPRSIPQSATWK; from the exons ATGAAGTCCGAGAAGAGAGCCCCCTCGCCTGATGTGATTGTGCTCTCCGACAGTGAGCAGCCTGTGAGCCCGCGGGTGAACGGGCTTCCGAAAGAGGTCATGCAGGAGACCAGCACCGAGGTCCTCATG AAAAGCAGTCCTGAAGAACGAGAAAGGATGATTAAACAGCTGAAAGAAGAGTTACGGTTAGAAGAAGCAAAACTCGTTTTATTGAAAAAGTTGCGGCAGAGTCAAATACAAAAGGAAACCACTGcccagaag CCCACAGGCTCTGCTGGGAGCATAGtgaccacccctcccccacttgtACGGGGCACCCAGACCATTCCTTCAGGCAAGCCATCACTTCAG ACCTCTTCGACTCGAATGCCTGGCAGTGTCATCCCACCTCCCTTGGTCCGTGGTGGGCAGCAGGTGTCCTCAAAGCTGGGGATGCAGGCAAGCTCACAGGTCATCATGCCTCCACTTGTCAGAGGGGCCCAG CAAATCCACAATATCAGACAACATTCCAGCACGGGGCCACCACCACTTCTTCTGGCCCCCCGGGCATCTGTGCCCAATGTGCAAATCCAGGGGCAGAGGATCATTCAGCAGGGCCTTATCCGTGTCGCCAATGTCCCCAACACCAGTCTGCTCGTCAACATCCCGCAG CCCTCCCCAGCTTCACTGAAAGGAACGACAGCCACCTCTGCTCAGGGCAACTCCACCCCCACCAGTGTGACCTCCGTGGTCACTTCTGGTGATTCTCCAGCCAGCCGGCAGGCAGCCGCCAAGCTCGCACTGCGAAAACAGCTGGAGAAGACGCTGCTTGAAATCCCCCCGCCCAAGCCCCCTGCCCCAGAGATGAACTTCCTACCCAGTGCCGCCAACAACGAATTTATCTACCTGGTCGGCCTGGAGGAGGTGGTACAAAACCTGCTGGAGACGCAAG CGGGCAGGATGTCAGCTGCTGTTGTGCTGTCCCGGGAACCCTACATGTGTGCACAGTGCAAGACAGACTTCACATGCCGCTGGCGGGAGGAGAAGGGTGGTGCCATCATGTGTGAGAACTGCATGGCGTCCAACCAGAAGAAGGCACTCAAGGTGGAGCACACGAGCAGACTAAAGGCTGCCTTTGTGAAGGCACTGCAACAGGAGCAGGAGATCGAGCAGCGTCTCCTGCAGCAGGGCGCAGCTCCTGTGCAGGCCAAGACTGAGCCCACCACTGCCCCACACCCCACTCTGAAGCAG GTCATAAAACCCCGACGTAAGTTGGCGTTCCGCTCAGGAGAGGCCCGCGACTGGAGTAACGGGGCTGTGCTACAG GCCTCCAGCCAGCTGTCCCGGGGCTCGGCCACGGCGCCCCGAGGTGTTCTGCACACGTTCAGCCAGTCACCCAAACTGCAGAATGCAGCCTCAGCCACACCCCTCGTCAGTAGGATCGGCAGACATTCCGAGAGAGCCGTTAGCTCTGGCAAGGGTAATGCCACCTCCAACTGGAAGAAGGCACCCCTGAGTACAG GTGGGGCCCTTGCGTTTGTCAGCCCAAGCTTGGCGGTGCACAAGACCTCCTCAGCCGTGGACCGCCAGCGGGAGTACCTCCTGGATATGATCCCGCCACGCTCCATTCCCCAGTCGGCCACGTGGAAATAA
- the YJEFN3 gene encoding yjeF N-terminal domain-containing protein 3 isoform X3: MSGAASRDSAVAPEERRFLSTEEAAALERELLEDYRFGRQQLVELYGHASAVAVTKVFPLPALSRKQRMVLVVCGPEQNGAVGLVCARHLRVFEYEPTIFYPTRSLDPLHRDLTTQCEKMDIPFLSYLPTEVQLINNAYGLVVDAVLGPGVEPHEIGGPCTRTLATLKLLSIPLVSLDIPSGWDAETGADSEDGLRPDVLVSLAAPKRCAGRFSGRHHFVAGRFVPDEVRRKFALRLPGYAGTDCVTAL, translated from the exons ATGAGCGGTGCGGCCAGCCGGGACTCGGCGGTGGCGCCGGAGGAGCGGCGTTTTCTCAG tACGGAGGAGGCGGCTGCTCTGGAGCGGGAGCTACTGGAGGATTATCGCTTTGGGCGGCAGCAGCTGGTGGAGTTATATGGCCATGCTAGTGCTGTGGCTGTGACCAAG GTGTTCCCCTTGCCTGCTCTATCCCGGAAGCAGAGGATGGTGCTGGTCGTGTGTGGCCCGGAGCAGAACGGAGCAGTGGGGCTGGTCTGTGCCCGGCACCTGCGGGTATTT GAGTACGAACCAACAATCTTCTACCCTACACGCTCACTGGACCCACTGCACCGGGACCTGACCACCCAGTGTGAGAAGATGGACATCCCCTTCCTGTCCTATCTGCCCACAGAG GTCCAGCTCATCAACAATGCCTATGGGCTGGTGGTGGATGCCGTGCTGGGCCCTGGCGTGGAGCCCCATGAGATCGGGGGCCCCTGCACCCGTACATTGGCCACACTCAAGTTGCTGTCCATCCCCCTCGTGAGCCTGGACATTCCGTCAG GCTGGGACGCAGAAACAGGCGCTGACTCCGAGGATGGGCTACGGCCCGACGTGCTGGTATCACTGGCAGCGCCCAAGCGCTGCGCCGGCCGCTTCTCTGGACGCCACCACTTTGTGGCCGGGAGGTTTGTGCCTGATGAAGTGCGCAGAAAGTTTGCTCTGCGCCTGCCGGGGTACGCAGGCACCGACTGCGTGACGGCGCTGTGA